The Kitasatospora paranensis genome has a window encoding:
- a CDS encoding NUDIX domain-containing protein codes for MAVPVRPVVKRTARAILLEVDPADPHGPASIVLIRRVRPGAAHPYWITPGGGVEPGDRTVVEALHREVDEELGGKVEDVVPAFVDTVAQSHHDDGTPAHPHGVKVSHFFVCRLASMDLSRRHGPEIDEPNGDYEVVRLPFTREGVTSVNVVPPSLRAYLAANIEGVRALLAPDLG; via the coding sequence ATGGCCGTCCCCGTCCGCCCCGTCGTCAAGCGCACCGCGCGGGCCATCCTGTTGGAGGTGGACCCGGCCGATCCGCACGGCCCGGCCAGCATCGTGCTGATCCGGCGCGTGCGACCGGGGGCGGCACACCCGTACTGGATCACGCCGGGCGGCGGCGTGGAGCCGGGCGACCGCACGGTCGTCGAGGCGCTGCACCGCGAGGTCGACGAGGAGCTCGGCGGCAAGGTGGAGGACGTGGTGCCCGCGTTCGTCGACACCGTGGCGCAGTCCCACCACGACGACGGCACTCCGGCCCACCCGCACGGCGTCAAGGTCTCGCACTTCTTCGTCTGCCGGCTCGCCTCGATGGACCTCAGCCGGCGCCACGGCCCGGAGATCGACGAACCGAACGGCGACTACGAGGTCGTCCGGCTGCCGTTCACCCGCGAGGGCGTGACCTCGGTCAACGTCGTGCCGCCCAGTCTGCGGGCCTACCTCGCCGCCAACATCGAGGGCGTCCGCGCGCTGCTCGCCCCCGACCTCGGCTGA